In Panulirus ornatus isolate Po-2019 chromosome 30, ASM3632096v1, whole genome shotgun sequence, a single genomic region encodes these proteins:
- the LOC139758308 gene encoding uncharacterized protein: protein MKPGLYGLVVVCTACAVVGSLGQDTSLSTYRLVVEDGGYARLMKTPPSFANFTLSAWVNVTTFPHGVAPILTAVSPDANSQVSFFLRHDGLGILWGGPKSAPRYHTDQVDRHPRHQWSPSESKNKARQRREAVDYSAGLGDIVDILADSRRGRSYDTWTPYSFVDVDQMGVTDLEAAPSGLNADLHLLPLRDGFSRSESYNDWTNVPYELTMLESDPYDLHLAEPEPRIITEPSGDDDFVFFNWDVPVAPKQSIPQSPHEWSPIWQPKREIQEKETPEGKDQEGISPVKDLSTDNLDGTNSGGWSAQVTEVKLGPNNWTPHHISSPAFTTIQPLRKPPHPPNTPARPRPVIQRTTTKPPQPKITSRPVPPRTTRRPTITDTQPAPKTESTANTAEHSITTTTRRTSTTRTKTTSPLNILRHSTHQFTSSPATLVPRFPIRLPSRNRSSTPPSRQPTRMPLWKLIKQPNITKQAVSTSSTPTSITTTTQPTRKTTTTTTTATTTTTTTTTTTPTTTTTPTPPPTTTSSTVRVPTMHTTATKATSYRPSPLPTIDLTGLEQATEKPQITGQKSKVSIWSSAVENHKPGKGHTYQDKWSNKPQELLNTINKQRLVRIMPYHVDEFHRAMKPVPPVKHGNTSVVYSIPITDVEAFNTMYQHYQAQEVSSSSNHDHVIQNDAFNTFEEETNENGLGGNNMAAPDEGFPIHSERKPETSFEETVAPVVLKEEEAVLVPTEEPLPPTPSRSDILILEDALNTSNQGKITLKEFKINQPISSPFIPKPPQEETTQQGSKVVTVLTKEDSGEVQRRPTLSQDIYDIWNLNIASVMEPTTDEETKATIKLPKLNSNDKSTITSTVNSSHISASTESGNSSFVPELNHIPLVPGLIQIQHVPLPSSLPSIQEPTDLQIVPKPSDTAMPPASDSLPLLTELSDLANAHTPSNISNESEPNFQDNVQDHIDSTFKTEPELNATGETEQHSSSFAVFHLDDVNPFYFPKEEESKSTFSLEDLYQPAGVLVSQDEVQPVSYYQESSHLYHEQLPPQYISPKEVPRPIAYGGPMSQSDAHHQDQDDLIDIVFSANPQELIKQGFLPRPVHYVSTQEEADEWMQEHSPEPKIDERVFTVESTDAHDNMPQAPENKSKEDNVNFHFKKLPFDFKTNQWYHLAFTWSNTDHHVVVYINGELVGTLTNVLPNHVALAGGGLTIIGQTLLPDLTDFDPTSQFIGEISDVNMWSQRLGAESIQAVYHCEQMLESPALNWHQLSMRFYSDVFIEEAEALCGA, encoded by the exons ATGAAGCCGGGCCTGTACGG GCTAGTTGTGGTGTGCACAGCATGTGCAGTTGTTGGGAGTCTGGGGCAAGACACCTCACTATCCACCTAccgactggtggtggaggatggtgggtaTGCCCGCCTAATGAAGACTCCACCATCCTTCGCTAACTTCACCCTCTCTGCGTGGGTCAACGTCACAACCTTCCCTCATGGTGTAGCTCCTATCCTTACTGCTGTTTCCCCAGATGCCAACAGCCAAGTGTCCTTCTTTCTGCGTCACGATGGCCTTGGAATTTTATGGGGTGGACCAAAATCGGCACCAAGATACCACACAGACCAGGTAGATCGTCACCCACGTCACCAATGGTCCCCTAGCGAATCAAAGAATAAAGCAAGACAGAGGCGTGAAGCAGTGGATTACAGTGCTGGCCTTGGAGACATCGTAGACATCCTGGCAGACTCACGCAGAGGACGCTCGTATGATACATGGACACCATACAGCTTTGTTGACGTTGACCAGATGGGAGTAACAGACCTAGAAGCTGCACCTTCTGGACTAAATGCTGACCTTCACTTACTGCCGCTTCGCGATGGTTTCTCTCGCTCTGAGTCCTACAATGACTGGACCAATGTGCCTTATGAACTAACAATGTTAGAGAGTGACCCATATGACCTTCACTTGGCAGAGCCTGAACCACGCATCATCACTGAGCCATCAGGGGATGatgattttgttttctttaacTGGGATGTTCCAGTAGCACCAAAACAATCAATTCCCCAGTCACCCCATGAATGGTCACCAATCTGGCAACCAAagagggagatacaagagaaggAGACACCTGAAGGAAAGGACCAAGAAGGGATCTCCCCTGTAAAGGACCTCAGTACTGACAACTTGGATGGAACCAATTCAGGAGGCTGGTCAGCTCAGGTAACTGAGGTGAAACTAGGTCCGAACAACTGGACTCCTCATCACATAAGCTCACCAGCCTTTACTACCATTCAACCTCTGAGAAAGCCTCCTCATCCACCTAATACACCTGCAAGGCCAAGACCAGTCATACAAAGGACCACTACTAAGCCTCCGCAACCTAAAATAACCTCTCGACCTGTACCTCCAAGAACAACAAGAAGACCTACAATCACTGATACTCAACCTGCACCAAAAACAGAGTCCACTGCAAATACAGCAGAGCATTCAATAACCACAACTACAAGACGAACTTCAACAACAAGAACCAAGACCACATCTCCTTTAAATATTTTGCGACATTCCACTCATCAGTTCACTTCCTCACCAGCAACCCTAGTCCCAAGATTCCCAATTCGACTGCCATCAAGAAACCGCTCATCTACACCACCATCCCGTCAACCAACACGAATGCCTCTTTGGAAGCTAATCAAACAACCAAACATTACAAAACAGGCTGTGTCCACTTCCTCAACACCTACATCCATAActacaaccacccaaccaacaagaaaaacaacaactacaacaacaactgctactactactactactactactaccaccacaacacctactactaccacaacacctactcctccaccAACTACCACCAGTTCCACCGTGAGGGTTCCCACGATGCATACCACAGCAACAAAAGCGACATCCTATCGACCAAGTCCACTCCCTACAATTGATCTCACTGGCCTGGAACAAGCAACAGAAAAACCTCAGATAACTGGTCAGAAGTCCAAGGTTTCCATCTGGTCTAGTGCTGTAGAGAACCATAAACCTGGTAAAGGCCATACTTACCAGGACAAGTGGTCAAACAAGCCACAAGAACTTTTAAATACCATCAACAAACAAAGATTGGTGAGAATAATGCCCTACCACGTAGATGAGTTCCATCGTGCAATGAAACCTGTTCCTCCAGTTAAGCATGGCAACACCAGCGTTGTGTATTCCATCCCTATCACTGATGTGGAAGCCTTTAATACTATGTATCAACATTACCAAGCACAAgaggtatcatcatcatcaaaccatgATCACGTCATCCAAAATGATGCTTTTAATACATTTGAAGAGGAAACAAATGAGAACGGCTTAGGTGGAAACAATATGGCAGCTCCAGATGAGGGTTTTCCCATCCACTCTGAAAGAAAACCTGAGACAAGTTTTGAAGAGACTGTTGCACCAGTAGTTCTGAAAGAGGAAGAAGCTGTACTTGTACCCACTGAAGAacctctaccaccaacaccatcccgcAGTGACATTCTCATACTTGAAGATGCCTTAAACACTTCCAATCAAGGAAAGATTACACTTAAGGAATTCAAAATAAACCAGCCAATATCATCACCTTTTATACCAAAGCCACCACAAGAGGAAACCACACAACAAGGAAGTAAAGTGGTAACTGTGCTGACCAAGGAGGACTCTGGTGAGGTGCAGAGGCGACCAACCTTATCCCAGGATATATACGACATATGGAACCTTAATATTGCATCTGTAATGGAACCCACAACTGATGAGGAGACCAAGGCAACTATCAAGCTTCCAAAACTAAACAGTAATGATAAATCAACCATAACCTCCACTGTAAATTCAAGTCATATCTCAGCCTCAACAGAATCAGGAAATAGTTCATTTGTACCAGAGTTAAATCACATTCCTCTCGTACCAGGACTAATTCAGATCCAACATGTACCATTACCAAGTAGTCTTCCATCAATCCAAGAACCAACTGATCTTCAAATTGTACCTAAACCAAGTGATACTGCCATGCCACCTGCATCAGACAGTCTACCTTTACTAACAGAACTAAGTGATCTTGCGAATGCACACACACCAAGCAATATATCAAATGAGTCAGAGCCTAATTTCCAGGACAATGTACAGGACCATATAGATTCAACCTTTAAAACAGAACCCGAACTAAATGCCACCGGGGAAACAGAACAACACTCTTCTTCATTTGCAGTGTTCCACTTAGATGATGTCAATcctttttactttccaaaagaggaagaGAGTAAAAGTACCTTCTCCCTGGAGGATTTGTACCAACCAGCTGGAGTTCTTGTCTCACAAGATGAGGTGCAACCAGTGTCATACTACCAGGAGTCTTCACATTTGTATCATGAGCAATTACCCCCACAATATATATCTCCCAAGGAAGTACCTCGTCCTATTGCTTATGGTGGTCCGATGTCGCAATCAGATGCTCACCACCAGGACCAAGACGATCTAATAGATATTGTGTTTAGTGCCAATCCACAAGAACTTATAAAGCAAGGGTTTTTACCTCGCCCAGTGCATTATGTCAGCACTCAAGAGGAGGCAGATGAGTGGATGCAAGAACATTCTCCAGAGCCCAAAATAGACGAAAGAGTCTTTACAGTGGAATCAACTGATGCACATGATAATATGCCTCAAGCTCCAGAAAataaaagcaaagaggataatgTAAATTTTCACTTCAAGAAACTGCCATTTGACTTCAAAACAAACCAATGGTATCATCTTGCTTTCACCTGGAGTAACACTGACCACCATGTTGTGGTGTACATCAATGGTGAACTGGTTGGCACTCTGACTAATGTGCTACCCAATCATGTAGCACTGGCTGGAGGTGGTCTTACAATCATAGGTCAGACATTACTACCTGACTTGACAGACTTTGACCccacttcacaattcattggTGAGATAAGCGATGTAAACATGTGGAGCCAGAGGCTAGGTGCAGAAAGTATACAAGCAGTATATCATTGTGAACAAATGCTGGAGTCTCCAGCCCTTAACTGGCATCAGCTCTCCATGAGATTTTACAGTGACGTTTTTATCGAAGAGGCTGAAGCATTGTGTGGTGCATGA